The Leptolyngbyaceae cyanobacterium genome includes a region encoding these proteins:
- a CDS encoding type II toxin-antitoxin system HicB family antitoxin → MTYHYTIIIQWSDKDNCFVVSLPEWGEYCHTHGDTYEEALKNAHEVLELLIESSLEEGKLLPEPQTFEKVFQVA, encoded by the coding sequence ATGACTTATCATTACACTATCATCATTCAGTGGTCTGACAAAGATAATTGCTTTGTCGTGAGTCTTCCAGAATGGGGAGAATATTGCCACACCCACGGAGATACTTACGAAGAAGCGCTGAAAAATGCCCATGAAGTGTTAGAACTACTAATAGAGTCATCCTTAGAAGAAGGTAAACTTTTACCAGAACCGCAAACTTTTGAAAAAGTGTTTCAAGTCGCCTGA
- a CDS encoding MerR family transcriptional regulator, giving the protein MPTSWKVGDLAKQTGLSIRTLHYYDEIGLVKPFHHTEVGHRLYTEADIVRLQQVVSLRQLGFSLAEIKECLENRNFQPISVLRKHIAKLNEQIKLQQNLSRLLESIYQKMEMEQVVSVNEFMQAIEVTKMVEDLFNKYYTPEQRQYLDQRKEELGESAIAKAQQDWQDLFAAVQAEMDKGTSPTDEKVISLAKRWQELIESFTGGNSGIRENLNNLVQSEYPTMQQQFGFPNSELFDYIAKAQAALNQN; this is encoded by the coding sequence TTGCCGACATCCTGGAAAGTTGGCGATTTAGCCAAGCAAACTGGTTTATCGATCAGAACACTTCATTATTACGATGAAATTGGTTTGGTAAAGCCTTTTCATCATACGGAAGTAGGTCATCGTCTTTATACGGAAGCGGATATTGTCCGTTTACAACAGGTTGTTTCTCTACGCCAGCTAGGGTTTTCATTAGCAGAAATTAAAGAATGTCTAGAAAACCGAAATTTTCAGCCAATATCTGTGCTGCGAAAACATATCGCCAAACTAAATGAACAAATCAAACTCCAACAGAATTTATCAAGGCTGCTTGAGTCTATTTATCAAAAGATGGAAATGGAGCAAGTGGTTTCTGTAAATGAATTTATGCAAGCGATCGAGGTGACTAAAATGGTAGAAGATTTATTCAACAAATATTACACGCCAGAACAACGTCAATATTTAGACCAACGAAAAGAAGAACTGGGTGAAAGCGCGATCGCAAAAGCGCAACAGGATTGGCAAGATTTGTTTGCCGCCGTTCAAGCTGAAATGGATAAGGGTACTTCTCCCACTGATGAAAAAGTTATCAGTTTGGCTAAACGCTGGCAAGAACTGATCGAAAGTTTCACGGGTGGAAATTCCGGAATCAGGGAAAATTTAAATAATCTGGTGCAATCTGAGTATCCAACAATGCAGCAACAATTTGGTTTTCCCAATTCCGAGCTTTTCGATTATATTGCCAAGGCGCAAGCAGCACTTAATCAGAATTAG
- a CDS encoding WGR domain-containing protein has translation MQLIKRTILHYQEGTSDKIYEVDLCQTGEDRYVVNFRYGRRGATLKEGVKTEQPVSLAQAQKAFDKLVAEKVKKGYQDVSTPLVSENLTPKSKEPNPESRKQAILNNLSSNGSEKWPIERAIWRAGELKITEAVPLLLSLIGTGDALRDYCIVWSLGWCGNQEIAANLKSISENTNQPEFVRRIAWEALYKISNEATKTKLRLEKIEELPRELREKAKNGSADEFLNSLKEYLEYRFNPPETFLLSQDYERFAVLDTIYQIDNEFVRPVLLELLQTVKFLPNFFKRVRHIFKMAEYRQDAEVFGILAYRFEKEKGTFRSDGSYVYIRDVGYLRKYNYQYNNQTRRYDRTENFEFQKHMQSPDAKVAYSNLTRDYLRRRVWRSLKTLGEQGDRAYVKMSAKVLLQYSNTDADRVREKTSYRWDYVNNRSLNFKHQWDSYAGYLTFNHILYENSPRYELKQNSKAWLCRNNYKAGDPEPNVREEAFPELWQQQPDEVLQLLLESSCRPVHHFAVKVLRDCPQFCAEIEAETVIKLLNKLYDVTVQFAFELARNLYSSAEPSKGLVLALLNCIIPEARAEAYRWIEESRDRYLSDINFIADLVTSSHQDTRLFARRILSSSILNENTVKLAIARIITELLTFTVKSDINSIYQDNIAEKAKDIGETLVTCFTPQLRTLGMSVIDDLLKHPLVEVQELGARILLNHEISAVDLPPGLIDSLMNSSHESIRGVGIRIFGQLPDNILLNEYSLLVTMITHELADIRNAIRPAIRRLSENYPDFAARLATEIIDVLMKPEAKEGIHASLIRLLKEDLPGWMTGVNKDLALRLLKANSSATQELAGYVISANRENWADEFETIEIVKMADNEILSVREAAREIFLHNLNRYRGNEQEMLSAVRIVECKWEDSREFGFRLFSTFFTAEDLTPSVLITLCDSIREDVRSFGRNLVTRYFNEADGQEYLLKFSEHPTTDMQMFVTNYLESYAVNNPERLQQLKPYFISVLSRVNKGRVAKQRIFAFLDKEVHKSEEAARVVAEILTRQSATMAIGDKAIAIQTMVKIKKIYPHLELPIQVKPVSEVRTADKRK, from the coding sequence ATGCAACTAATCAAACGAACCATTCTTCATTATCAAGAAGGCACTTCCGACAAAATCTACGAAGTCGATTTGTGTCAAACTGGGGAAGACCGATACGTAGTAAACTTCCGTTACGGGCGGCGAGGCGCTACCCTGAAAGAAGGCGTCAAAACAGAACAGCCAGTTTCCCTCGCGCAAGCTCAAAAAGCCTTCGATAAATTAGTTGCTGAAAAAGTTAAAAAAGGTTATCAAGATGTCAGTACTCCCCTGGTTAGTGAAAACCTGACACCAAAATCTAAAGAACCTAACCCCGAATCACGCAAACAAGCAATTTTAAATAATCTTTCCAGTAACGGTAGCGAAAAATGGCCGATAGAAAGAGCCATTTGGCGTGCGGGAGAATTAAAAATCACAGAAGCAGTACCTTTACTTCTCTCATTAATCGGTACTGGCGACGCTCTGAGAGATTATTGTATTGTTTGGTCATTAGGTTGGTGCGGTAATCAAGAAATTGCAGCAAATTTAAAATCTATATCTGAAAATACTAATCAACCCGAATTCGTTCGTCGCATCGCCTGGGAAGCTTTATATAAAATTTCCAATGAAGCAACCAAAACAAAGTTGCGTTTGGAAAAAATAGAAGAATTACCAAGAGAATTACGAGAAAAAGCGAAAAACGGTTCCGCTGATGAATTTTTAAATAGTCTAAAAGAATATCTAGAATATCGATTTAATCCACCTGAAACTTTTCTGTTAAGTCAAGATTACGAACGGTTTGCCGTTCTCGATACAATTTATCAGATTGACAACGAATTTGTTCGCCCAGTTTTACTGGAACTCTTACAAACCGTCAAGTTCTTACCTAACTTCTTCAAGCGAGTTCGCCACATTTTCAAAATGGCTGAATATCGACAAGATGCCGAAGTCTTTGGCATCCTCGCTTACCGCTTTGAAAAAGAAAAAGGTACGTTTAGAAGTGACGGATCTTATGTTTATATTCGCGACGTAGGTTATCTTAGAAAATATAATTACCAATATAACAATCAAACCCGTAGATATGACAGAACAGAAAATTTTGAATTTCAAAAACATATGCAATCTCCGGATGCGAAAGTTGCCTACAGCAACCTGACTCGCGATTATCTGCGGCGACGAGTTTGGCGCAGCCTCAAAACACTAGGAGAACAGGGCGATCGCGCTTATGTAAAAATGTCAGCAAAAGTATTACTTCAGTATTCTAATACAGACGCCGATCGGGTTCGAGAAAAGACTTCCTACCGTTGGGATTACGTTAACAACAGATCCCTAAATTTTAAACACCAATGGGATAGTTACGCTGGTTATTTAACATTTAATCATATCTTGTATGAAAATAGTCCCCGCTATGAATTAAAACAAAACTCAAAAGCTTGGCTTTGCCGAAATAATTATAAAGCAGGAGATCCGGAACCAAATGTACGAGAAGAAGCATTTCCCGAACTTTGGCAACAACAACCAGACGAAGTTTTGCAATTACTTTTAGAAAGCAGTTGTCGTCCCGTTCATCATTTTGCAGTCAAAGTATTGCGCGATTGCCCGCAGTTTTGTGCTGAAATAGAAGCGGAAACAGTAATCAAATTACTGAATAAATTATATGATGTAACAGTGCAATTTGCTTTTGAGTTAGCCAGAAACTTATATAGTTCAGCCGAACCTAGTAAAGGATTGGTTTTAGCCCTATTAAATTGTATAATTCCCGAAGCACGCGCAGAAGCTTATCGCTGGATTGAAGAAAGTAGAGACAGATATTTATCTGACATCAATTTTATCGCAGATTTAGTTACTAGCTCTCATCAAGATACGCGCCTGTTTGCTAGGAGAATTTTGAGTTCGTCAATTCTCAATGAGAATACAGTAAAATTAGCGATCGCACGCATCATTACCGAATTACTTACCTTTACTGTTAAATCCGATATCAATTCAATATATCAAGATAACATTGCAGAAAAAGCCAAAGATATAGGCGAAACTTTGGTAACTTGTTTCACTCCCCAATTACGCACTTTAGGAATGTCGGTAATTGACGATTTGTTGAAACATCCTTTAGTAGAAGTTCAAGAATTGGGCGCACGTATATTATTAAATCATGAAATTAGTGCAGTAGATTTACCACCCGGATTAATTGATTCTTTGATGAATTCTTCTCATGAATCCATCCGTGGTGTAGGTATTCGTATTTTCGGTCAACTTCCCGATAATATTTTGTTAAACGAATACTCGCTGCTAGTGACAATGATAACTCACGAATTAGCAGATATTCGCAATGCCATTCGTCCGGCGATTCGACGACTTTCAGAAAATTATCCAGACTTCGCTGCAAGGTTGGCAACTGAAATAATTGATGTGTTGATGAAACCGGAAGCAAAAGAAGGAATTCACGCTTCATTAATACGATTGCTGAAAGAAGATTTACCAGGATGGATGACAGGCGTTAATAAAGATCTTGCATTGAGATTACTAAAAGCAAATTCTTCAGCTACTCAGGAATTAGCTGGTTATGTCATTAGCGCTAATCGGGAAAATTGGGCTGATGAATTTGAGACAATTGAAATAGTTAAAATGGCGGACAATGAAATATTGTCAGTGCGAGAAGCGGCGCGAGAAATATTTCTACACAACCTCAACCGCTACCGAGGAAACGAACAAGAAATGTTATCGGCGGTGAGAATAGTTGAGTGTAAATGGGAAGACTCGCGTGAGTTTGGTTTTAGGTTATTCAGTACTTTTTTCACTGCGGAAGATTTGACACCAAGTGTTTTAATTACTTTATGCGATAGCATTCGAGAAGATGTCCGCAGTTTTGGACGCAACTTAGTTACTCGCTATTTCAATGAAGCTGACGGACAAGAATATCTCTTAAAATTCAGCGAACATCCGACAACGGATATGCAGATGTTTGTTACTAATTATTTGGAAAGTTATGCAGTGAATAATCCCGAACGTTTGCAGCAATTGAAGCCATATTTTATTAGTGTATTATCTCGCGTTAATAAAGGACGAGTTGCCAAACAACGCATCTTTGCTTTTTTGGATAAAGAAGTGCACAAGAGTGAGGAAGCAGCAAGGGTAGTAGCAGAAATTCTTACCCGCCAATCCGCGACTATGGCAATTGGGGATAAGGCGATCGCAATTCAAACTATGGTAAAAATTAAAAAAATTTATCCTCATTTGGAATTGCCAATTCAGGTAAAACCTGTTTCGGAAGTTAGAACCGCAGATAAACGCAAATAA
- a CDS encoding type II toxin-antitoxin system HicA family toxin, producing MPKKIRELKSLLLKAGFTYRSGKGSHTKWYHVLLPTPITLSGSDGNDAKPYQERDVNSVLEKLKEIQKQQEENE from the coding sequence ATGCCTAAGAAAATCCGAGAATTGAAAAGTTTACTATTAAAAGCAGGATTTACCTATCGTTCTGGAAAAGGTAGTCACACTAAATGGTATCACGTCCTCTTACCTACCCCTATTACTTTATCAGGAAGTGATGGAAATGATGCTAAACCATATCAGGAGAGAGATGTAAACTCTGTCCTTGAGAAATTAAAAGAAATTCAAAAGCAGCAAGAGGAAAATGAATAA
- the def gene encoding peptide deformylase: protein MTEILTVCQLGNPILRQVSQPIEDVSDRHIQILIDELMVTVNKLNGVGIAAPQVAESYRLFIVASRPNPRYPNAPTMEPTAMINPRIVAHSDEIIKGWEGCLSIPGIRGLVPRYQAIEVEYLSRDGKQHRQKLTDFVARIFQHEYDHLDGMVFLDRVESTQELMSEQEYQQRIVGLST from the coding sequence ATGACAGAAATTTTAACAGTCTGCCAATTAGGAAATCCGATTTTGCGGCAAGTTTCCCAGCCGATTGAAGATGTTAGCGATCGCCATATCCAAATTTTGATAGATGAGTTGATGGTAACCGTTAACAAATTAAATGGTGTGGGAATTGCCGCTCCCCAAGTAGCTGAATCATACCGCTTATTTATTGTGGCATCTCGTCCTAACCCCAGGTATCCCAACGCCCCCACGATGGAACCAACTGCCATGATTAATCCCCGCATTGTTGCCCATTCCGATGAAATTATCAAAGGTTGGGAAGGTTGTCTCAGCATTCCGGGAATTCGCGGTTTAGTTCCCAGATATCAAGCAATTGAAGTTGAGTATCTCAGTCGCGATGGAAAACAGCATCGACAAAAATTAACTGATTTCGTCGCCCGAATATTCCAGCACGAGTACGATCATTTGGATGGTATGGTATTTTTAGACCGAGTAGAAAGTACTCAAGAATTGATGAGCGAACAAGAATATCAACAGCGCATCGTTGGGCTATCAACTTGA
- a CDS encoding HhoA/HhoB/HtrA family serine endopeptidase, with protein MTLAYLSRKAPAISRLLLLTATGVTFLGSCSQLPQLSSPEQSLAPSQSQNGSSNISAAPVPLSPDSSDNNFVVAAVEKVGPAVVRIDSARTVRRPGSDQYRDPFFRRFFGEEFEPPQERTVRGTGSGFVINSEGQIITNAHVVDGADTVRVTLRDGRTFQGRVLGEDKLTDIAVVKINAGTMPAVAMGNSDGLRPGQWAIAIGNPLGLDKTVTVGVISATDRSSSQVGVPDKRIGFIQTDAAINPGNSGGPLLNARGEVIGVNTAIIGGAQGLGFAIPINRAQQIAQQLIAKGKVEHPFVGIQMATITPEIKERIKNSSNRNILVNANEGVLVIGVLPNSPASRAGLKAGDVIQKVGNQNVTTADKVQQVIESRQVGDRLQIDIQRNGQLQTVQVQLGAFPVQQNEP; from the coding sequence ATGACATTGGCCTATTTATCTCGTAAAGCACCAGCAATTTCTCGGTTGCTACTGCTGACGGCAACAGGTGTAACCTTTTTAGGTAGCTGCTCTCAGCTTCCTCAACTATCTTCTCCCGAACAATCTCTCGCGCCTAGCCAAAGCCAAAACGGATCGAGCAATATCAGCGCTGCTCCGGTTCCTTTATCACCCGATTCTTCAGATAATAACTTTGTAGTCGCCGCAGTCGAAAAAGTTGGCCCAGCAGTGGTGCGGATTGATTCTGCACGGACGGTAAGGCGTCCGGGGAGCGATCAGTATAGAGATCCGTTCTTCCGTCGTTTTTTTGGTGAGGAATTCGAGCCGCCACAGGAAAGAACTGTACGGGGAACTGGCTCTGGATTTGTGATTAATTCCGAAGGACAGATTATCACGAATGCCCATGTTGTAGATGGTGCCGATACAGTAAGGGTCACCCTGAGAGATGGTCGCACTTTTCAAGGAAGAGTACTTGGTGAAGATAAGTTAACGGATATAGCCGTAGTAAAAATTAATGCTGGTACTATGCCTGCGGTTGCTATGGGTAATTCTGATGGATTACGTCCCGGTCAATGGGCGATCGCGATCGGCAATCCGCTCGGTTTAGATAAAACAGTTACAGTTGGCGTAATTAGCGCCACAGATAGAAGCAGTTCCCAAGTAGGCGTTCCCGATAAGCGAATTGGTTTTATTCAAACCGATGCAGCGATTAATCCCGGCAATTCTGGCGGCCCACTTCTGAACGCTCGCGGCGAAGTAATCGGAGTCAATACTGCTATTATCGGTGGCGCTCAAGGTTTAGGCTTTGCCATTCCCATCAATCGCGCCCAACAAATTGCCCAACAACTAATTGCCAAAGGAAAAGTCGAACATCCTTTCGTCGGTATCCAAATGGCTACCATTACGCCTGAGATTAAGGAAAGAATTAAAAACTCCTCTAACAGAAACATTTTAGTAAACGCAAACGAAGGAGTTTTAGTGATTGGCGTATTACCTAATTCCCCAGCTTCCAGAGCCGGATTAAAAGCAGGCGATGTAATTCAAAAAGTCGGTAATCAAAATGTTACCACTGCTGATAAAGTTCAACAGGTAATCGAAAGCCGTCAAGTGGGCGATCGATTACAAATTGATATCCAACGAAATGGTCAACTTCAAACCGTGCAGGTACAACTTGGTGCTTTCCCAGTCCAACAAAACGAACCTTAA
- a CDS encoding sulfite exporter TauE/SafE family protein, producing the protein MTPELMTWLLLFLFGIITGLIAAIFGMGGGLITVPFLTFWGVPIVEAAATSLVGAFLSAVSGSLQNWRTKQINWRIALQLGLFGIFTAQLGAALGDIIPEIWLSWSFAIFLLLQIYLINLRQKVSIEELEEKESQSNYPEETDNSINNKNIWDIATIGALAGIISGLFGLSGGTVMVPLQLIFWMEPIKVAVRTSLGAMIPITISGISQYAWQGHVLWIPGLCLGLGNILGAQIGSRWLTHLPEKIVNLLFRLILLSLAIYMFGKAAI; encoded by the coding sequence ATGACTCCAGAACTCATGACTTGGTTGCTGTTATTTTTATTCGGAATCATCACCGGATTAATAGCAGCAATTTTTGGTATGGGAGGGGGTTTAATAACGGTTCCCTTCCTCACTTTTTGGGGAGTTCCTATCGTTGAAGCAGCAGCTACCAGTTTAGTAGGAGCATTTTTAAGTGCTGTTTCAGGCAGTTTACAAAACTGGCGAACGAAGCAAATCAATTGGCGTATAGCCTTACAACTAGGGTTGTTTGGAATTTTTACCGCACAACTGGGCGCTGCTTTAGGAGATATAATTCCAGAAATTTGGTTAAGTTGGAGTTTTGCAATTTTTTTACTTCTCCAAATTTATTTAATTAATCTGCGACAAAAAGTATCTATTGAAGAGCTAGAAGAAAAGGAAAGTCAAAGTAATTACCCAGAAGAAACTGACAATTCAATAAATAATAAAAATATTTGGGATATTGCTACAATTGGTGCGTTAGCAGGTATCATTTCCGGGTTATTTGGACTAAGCGGGGGTACTGTAATGGTGCCACTTCAGTTAATATTTTGGATGGAACCAATTAAAGTGGCAGTGCGGACTAGTTTAGGAGCAATGATACCGATTACTATATCTGGAATATCCCAATATGCTTGGCAGGGTCACGTGTTATGGATACCAGGACTCTGTTTGGGATTGGGCAATATTTTAGGAGCGCAAATAGGTAGCCGATGGTTAACCCATTTGCCAGAAAAAATAGTCAATCTGCTATTCCGATTAATTTTGCTTTCTTTAGCTATTTATATGTTCGGAAAAGCAGCTATTTAG
- the argS gene encoding arginine--tRNA ligase gives MNPTLEQLKSKFEKALIASFGSDYAGVDPMLVSASNPKFGDYQSNAALGLSKKLGQPPRAIAEQIIQNLDVTDICQPPQIAGPGFINLTLQPSYLQEQLNSIQADSRLGVPPVKNPQRVVVDFSSPNIAKEMHVGHLRSTIIGDSIARVLEFQGEDVLRLNHVGDWGTQFGMLIAYLREVCPEALTTANAVDLGDLVSFYRQAKQRFDEDEKFQETARQEVVNLQSGTENSRRAWQLLCEQSRREFEVIYDLLNVKLTERGESFYNPLLPEVVEDLEKSGLLKEDAGAKCVFLEGFTNKEGKPLPLIVQKSDGGYNYATTDLAALRYRILQDNADRIIYVTDAGQANHFTQVFQVAKRAGWIPDKLELFHVPFGLVLGEDNKKLKTRSGDTVRLKDLLDEAIVRARKDLEVRLKEENRSESEEFIANVAKVIGISAVKYADLSQNRNSNYVFSYDKMLSLQGNTAPYLLYAYARIRSIGRKGNIDFEHIGTDLKVLLQEAEELVLTKHLLQLSEVLSEVERDLLPNRLCDYLYELSKKFNQFYEKCRVIGAEEPQRTSRLILCDLTARTLKLGLSLLGIPVLERM, from the coding sequence ATGAACCCTACCCTGGAACAACTAAAAAGTAAATTTGAAAAGGCGTTGATCGCATCTTTTGGCAGCGACTATGCTGGGGTAGACCCAATGCTGGTATCTGCTAGCAATCCTAAATTTGGTGATTACCAGTCAAATGCTGCACTTGGATTGTCTAAGAAATTGGGGCAACCGCCTCGCGCGATCGCAGAACAAATTATCCAAAATTTGGATGTAACAGATATCTGCCAACCGCCACAGATAGCAGGGCCGGGTTTTATCAATTTAACCCTTCAACCTTCATATCTGCAAGAGCAATTAAACTCTATACAAGCTGATTCTCGCTTAGGAGTTCCACCAGTTAAAAATCCCCAAAGAGTAGTAGTGGATTTTTCCAGTCCCAACATAGCTAAAGAAATGCACGTTGGGCATTTGCGTTCTACTATTATTGGGGATTCCATTGCCAGAGTTTTGGAATTTCAAGGCGAAGATGTACTGAGGTTAAATCATGTAGGCGATTGGGGAACCCAATTTGGAATGTTAATTGCTTACTTGAGAGAAGTGTGTCCAGAAGCTTTAACTACAGCTAATGCAGTTGATTTAGGCGATTTAGTTAGTTTTTATCGCCAAGCAAAACAGCGTTTTGATGAAGATGAAAAGTTTCAAGAAACAGCTAGACAAGAAGTAGTAAACCTCCAATCTGGAACTGAAAATTCTCGTCGGGCTTGGCAATTGCTTTGCGAACAATCCCGGCGAGAATTTGAAGTTATTTATGATTTGTTGAATGTCAAACTAACAGAAAGGGGAGAATCTTTCTACAATCCTTTACTACCAGAAGTAGTGGAGGATTTAGAAAAATCCGGTTTACTCAAAGAAGATGCTGGGGCGAAATGTGTTTTCCTGGAAGGATTTACTAATAAAGAAGGTAAACCTCTGCCTTTGATCGTGCAGAAATCTGATGGTGGATATAACTACGCCACCACAGATTTGGCAGCTTTACGTTATCGGATTTTACAAGATAATGCCGATCGCATTATCTACGTTACCGATGCTGGGCAAGCAAATCACTTTACTCAGGTTTTTCAAGTAGCTAAACGGGCGGGCTGGATTCCTGATAAATTAGAACTATTTCACGTTCCCTTTGGTTTAGTCTTAGGAGAAGATAACAAAAAACTGAAAACCCGTTCTGGGGACACGGTACGGTTGAAAGATTTGCTTGATGAAGCAATTGTACGTGCCCGGAAAGACCTAGAAGTTAGACTAAAAGAAGAAAATCGATCGGAATCTGAAGAATTTATTGCTAACGTTGCCAAAGTCATCGGTATCAGTGCGGTTAAATATGCCGACTTGAGCCAAAATCGCAACAGCAATTATGTATTCAGTTACGATAAAATGCTGTCCCTACAAGGCAATACGGCTCCTTATTTACTTTATGCTTATGCCAGGATTCGCAGCATAGGTCGTAAAGGTAATATTGATTTCGAGCATATCGGAACAGATCTGAAAGTACTATTGCAGGAAGCAGAAGAATTAGTATTAACAAAGCATTTGTTACAGCTAAGCGAAGTTCTCAGCGAAGTTGAACGCGATTTGCTACCCAATCGCTTGTGTGACTATTTGTACGAACTGAGCAAGAAATTTAATCAGTTCTATGAAAAATGTCGCGTAATTGGCGCAGAAGAACCTCAGCGGACTTCCCGATTAATTCTGTGCGATTTAACTGCTAGAACTTTAAAACTTGGATTATCTTTACTAGGTATTCCAGTTTTAGAACGGATGTAA